The following proteins are encoded in a genomic region of Mustela erminea isolate mMusErm1 chromosome 3, mMusErm1.Pri, whole genome shotgun sequence:
- the LOC116585722 gene encoding olfactory receptor 14K1-like: MTKSSAGMEFFLMTFFDTRELQVLHGFLFLLIYLVSFMGNLLIIVLITLDKCLHTPMYFFLKNLSLFDACLISITLPKFILNSLSHRNSISFSGCILQVLLVIHFAGSELFLLTAMSYDRYVAICHPLRYDVIMSRKVCMSMTAASWFLGSIFGALYSSGTFSLSFCGSRKVPQFFCDVPCLLKISCSKSHVTISISETIGVLYALSCLVSIGFSYIYIFNTVLRMPSLQGWSKAFSTCMPHLIAVTTFIVTGTIAYLKPVPDYPHLVDFLVSVFYSVLPPSLNPIIYSLRNKEIKAAVKKFLWKLSHNFYGER; encoded by the exons ATGACCAAATCCTCAGCAGGGATGGAATTCTTCCTCATGACATTCTTTGACACTAGAGAGCTCCAGGTTTTACATGGCTTTCTGTTTTTGCTCATTTACTTGGTGTCTTTTATGGGAAATCTTCTCATTATTGTCCTGATCACTCTGGATAAGTGTcttcacacccccatgtacttcttcctgaaGAACTTATCACTTTTTGATGCCTGTCTCATTTCCATCACACTTCCAAAATTTATCCTGAACTCTTTATCCCACAGAAACTCGATTTCTTTCTCAGGATGCATATTACAGGTGTTGTTGGTGATCCACTTTGCTGGATCTGAGCTTTTCCTTTTAACTGCCATGTcttatgaccgctatgtggccatctgccaccCACTGCGCTATGATGTCATCATGAGCAGGAAAGTTTGTATGAGTATGACAGCTGCCTCCTGGTTTCTTGGGAGTATATTTGGGGCCTTATACTCATCTGGtactttctctttatctttctgtggCTCCAGAAAAGTTCCTCAGTTTTTCTGTGATGTCCCCTGCCTACTGAAGATCTCTTGCTCGAAGTCTCATGTTACCATAAGTATTAGTGAGACAATTGGGGTATTATATGCACTTTCATGTTTAGTGTCCATtggattttcatatatttacattttcaataCAGTGCTGAGAATGCCATCATTACAAGGGTGGTCAAAAGCCTTTTCCACTTGTATGCCCCATCTCATAGCTGTAACAACATTTATTGTGACAGGCACTATTGCCTATCTGAAGCCAGTCCCTGATTATCCACATCTTGTGGACTTTTTGGTTTCTGTGTTCTATTCTGT cctgcctccttctttgAACCCCATAATATACAGCCTAaggaacaaggaaataaaggcagcTGTGAAGAAATTTCTATGGAAACTAAGTCATAATTTCTATGGGGAAAGATAA